Proteins from a single region of Mucilaginibacter daejeonensis:
- a CDS encoding glycine zipper domain-containing protein: protein MKQSVRVVLATIISVSLFACKSANKSDTVDSAAIAAAAIKKDSAARADTAGLAAFKAQKRQRYEDSLKSVGAARERVARTTTTRTTRSSSGTRTSYAASGYGARSTYSNQTTVKKSHAARNGALIGAGAGALTGALVTKKNRGVGALIGGVAGAGAGFGVGKIIENKQKKKQEQQ from the coding sequence ATGAAACAGTCAGTTCGTGTAGTATTAGCTACAATAATTTCGGTAAGCTTATTTGCATGTAAATCAGCGAATAAGTCGGACACAGTAGATAGCGCAGCCATTGCTGCTGCCGCCATTAAAAAGGATTCGGCAGCCAGAGCCGACACCGCAGGACTTGCTGCTTTTAAAGCACAGAAAAGACAACGTTATGAGGACAGTTTGAAAAGCGTAGGTGCTGCCCGTGAGCGTGTGGCCCGTACCACCACTACCAGAACAACAAGATCATCGTCAGGTACGCGTACCTCGTATGCCGCGTCAGGTTACGGTGCACGTAGCACCTACAGTAACCAAACCACTGTGAAAAAGAGCCATGCCGCACGTAACGGTGCGCTGATCGGTGCCGGTGCAGGTGCCTTAACAGGTGCTTTGGTCACTAAAAAGAACCGTGGCGTAGGCGCTCTTATCGGTGGTGTGGCCGGTGCGGGTGCTGGTTTCGGTGTAGGTAAGATCATCGAGAACAAGCAAAAGAAAAAACAAGAGCAGCAATAA
- a CDS encoding GNAT family N-acetyltransferase: protein MIKFITADEVLPIRNEILREGRLTLDECRFAGDDHPDSFHLGYFDGDKLACIASFHPQGYGEFAGGGYQLRGMATLKEYQGKGVGTQLVNFAVTYLRGQKVNYVWCNARKVAVSFYSNTGFEVISPEFDIPGIGPHHVMYLKIQ from the coding sequence ATGATCAAATTTATAACGGCAGATGAAGTATTGCCTATCCGGAACGAGATATTAAGAGAAGGAAGATTGACTCTCGACGAATGTCGATTTGCCGGCGATGATCATCCTGATAGTTTCCATCTTGGCTATTTTGATGGAGATAAGCTGGCATGTATCGCCTCGTTCCATCCGCAAGGTTACGGTGAGTTCGCTGGTGGTGGTTATCAGCTACGTGGCATGGCCACGTTGAAAGAGTATCAGGGTAAGGGCGTGGGCACGCAGTTGGTGAACTTTGCGGTCACTTACCTGCGCGGACAGAAAGTGAACTACGTTTGGTGCAATGCCCGCAAAGTGGCGGTAAGTTTTTATAGTAATACCGGGTTCGAGGTCATCTCGCCCGAGTTCGATATACCGGGCATTGGCCCGCACCATGTGATGTATTTGAAGATACAATAA
- a CDS encoding phosphoglycerate kinase, producing MRTIDQLNFAGKKALIRVDFNVPLDKDYNITDDNRITAALPTLKKILADGGAVILMSHLGRPKEGPTEKYSLKHIVSHLSELLGTEVQFADDCIGAEATDKAAALKDGQVLLLENLRFYKEEEKGDKDFAEKLSKLGDLYVNDAFGTAHRSHASTAVIAQFFPDAKYFGYLMAAELENAEKVLNGAAKPFTAIMGGAKVSDKLLLIENMLEKVDNLIIGGGMAYTFAKAQGGNIGKSLVEDDKLELALELIAKAKSKGVKLLLPTDSVIADAFSNDANTETAPNNNIKEGWMGLDIGPDSIAAFSNVVTASKTILWNGPMGVFEMEKFEKGTKAVAEAVVKATKDGAFSLIGGGDSAAAVSKFGFNDDVSYVSTGGGALLEYMEGKELPGVKAING from the coding sequence ATGAGAACTATCGATCAATTGAACTTTGCCGGAAAAAAAGCCCTTATCAGGGTCGACTTTAATGTTCCGCTTGACAAAGACTATAACATAACCGACGATAACCGCATCACTGCGGCGTTGCCTACTCTTAAAAAGATCCTGGCCGATGGTGGCGCCGTGATCTTGATGTCGCACCTGGGCCGCCCTAAAGAAGGTCCTACCGAAAAATATTCACTTAAACACATCGTATCGCACCTGTCTGAATTGTTGGGCACTGAGGTACAATTCGCTGATGATTGCATTGGTGCTGAAGCCACTGATAAAGCCGCTGCGCTAAAAGATGGACAAGTGTTGTTGTTGGAGAACCTTCGTTTTTACAAAGAAGAAGAAAAAGGAGATAAGGACTTTGCCGAGAAACTATCAAAGTTGGGCGATCTATATGTGAACGATGCATTTGGTACCGCTCACCGTTCACATGCTTCTACAGCGGTTATCGCTCAGTTCTTCCCTGATGCCAAGTACTTTGGTTACCTGATGGCTGCCGAACTGGAAAATGCCGAAAAGGTATTGAACGGCGCTGCTAAACCTTTCACCGCTATTATGGGTGGTGCCAAGGTGAGCGACAAGCTGTTGCTGATCGAGAATATGCTTGAGAAAGTAGATAACCTGATCATTGGCGGTGGTATGGCCTACACTTTCGCTAAGGCACAAGGCGGCAACATCGGCAAGTCGTTGGTAGAGGATGATAAGCTGGAACTGGCTCTTGAACTGATCGCTAAAGCTAAAAGCAAAGGCGTTAAGTTATTATTGCCAACCGATTCGGTGATCGCTGATGCGTTCTCGAACGATGCCAATACCGAGACCGCACCGAACAATAATATTAAAGAAGGCTGGATGGGTCTAGACATCGGTCCTGATTCGATCGCGGCGTTCAGCAATGTGGTGACCGCTTCGAAGACCATTTTGTGGAACGGCCCAATGGGAGTTTTCGAGATGGAAAAGTTCGAGAAAGGTACTAAAGCTGTAGCCGAAGCTGTGGTAAAAGCAACTAAAGATGGCGCTTTCTCACTGATCGGCGGTGGCGATTCGGCCGCTGCGGTATCCAAATTCGGTTTTAATGACGACGTAAGCTACGTGTCTACCGGTGGTGGCGCATTGCTCGAGTACATGGAAGGCAAAGAATTGCCGGGTGTTAAAGCCATTAACGGATAA
- a CDS encoding CocE/NonD family hydrolase, with protein MKFFSSLILAMVVLSAFAQRGANPADVAYVKEHYTKHEYQIPMRDGKKLFTSVYVPKDGSKKYPFMMDRTCYSVAPYGAEAYKPSLGPNPDFMKDGYIFVYQDVRGRWMSEGIYEEMTPELEVHKTNKDVDEGTDTYDTIDWLLKNVENNNGKVGVWGISYPGFYTTTALLSRHPALVAASPQAPIADLWRDDAWHNGAFFLAANFGFYPGFTNRQDDKPTQRRGARFDPNPGSEDGYDFFLKMGSMRNTNVKYFKDTIRLWNEMMDHPDYDQHWKDRNVLPHLHDIKTATLVTGGWYDAEDLYGAINTYKVLAAKNPNTPMYFAMGPWVHGGWARGAGDHLGDVDFGGETAPYYREKIEFAFFSHYLKGTPLDLPKVSTFQTGVNQWKTYNVWPPAGAKEKNLYFLPGGKLSFTAPVATKESFNEFVSDPNKPVPYYAKKTMDMERDYMTADQRFAAAMPEVLTYQTDVLTRDVTLAGNIWANLKVSTTGTDADWVVKVIDVYPDTASNNKFTAKDVKMAGYQQMVRSESMRGKYRTGFDKPSAFVLGKVSPVNFELQDVLHTFKKGHRIMVQVQSTWFPLIDRNTQQFQDIMKAKDTDFKKATHRVYTSKINPSFLKVRVL; from the coding sequence ATGAAGTTTTTCAGTTCATTGATCCTGGCCATGGTCGTCTTATCGGCCTTTGCGCAACGCGGGGCAAACCCCGCCGATGTGGCTTATGTAAAAGAGCACTACACCAAGCATGAGTACCAGATACCTATGCGCGATGGTAAAAAGCTATTTACCTCCGTGTATGTGCCTAAGGATGGATCAAAAAAATATCCGTTCATGATGGACCGCACCTGCTACAGCGTGGCGCCGTATGGCGCTGAGGCGTACAAGCCCAGCTTAGGTCCTAACCCCGACTTTATGAAAGATGGTTACATCTTTGTATACCAGGACGTGCGTGGCCGCTGGATGAGCGAGGGTATCTACGAAGAGATGACTCCCGAACTAGAAGTGCACAAGACCAACAAAGACGTTGATGAAGGCACCGACACTTATGACACCATTGACTGGCTACTCAAAAATGTAGAGAACAACAACGGCAAGGTAGGCGTGTGGGGCATATCATATCCCGGCTTTTATACTACCACAGCGTTGTTGAGCCGTCACCCGGCATTGGTGGCCGCGTCGCCGCAGGCACCCATCGCAGATCTTTGGCGCGATGATGCCTGGCACAATGGTGCGTTCTTTTTGGCGGCCAACTTCGGTTTTTATCCGGGTTTCACCAACCGTCAGGATGATAAGCCTACCCAGCGCCGCGGCGCCCGTTTTGACCCGAACCCGGGAAGCGAGGATGGCTACGATTTTTTCCTGAAAATGGGTTCGATGCGGAATACCAACGTAAAATATTTTAAGGATACCATTCGCTTGTGGAACGAGATGATGGACCATCCTGACTATGATCAGCATTGGAAAGATCGTAATGTGCTGCCTCATCTGCATGATATCAAGACCGCTACCCTTGTGACCGGTGGCTGGTACGATGCCGAGGACCTTTACGGTGCCATCAATACTTATAAAGTGTTGGCGGCAAAGAATCCGAATACGCCTATGTATTTTGCGATGGGCCCATGGGTGCATGGTGGCTGGGCGCGTGGTGCCGGCGACCACTTAGGCGATGTTGACTTTGGCGGAGAGACGGCGCCTTATTATCGCGAGAAGATCGAGTTCGCGTTCTTTAGTCATTATCTGAAGGGTACACCTTTGGATCTGCCAAAAGTGTCTACCTTTCAAACTGGTGTGAACCAATGGAAGACCTACAACGTTTGGCCTCCTGCAGGCGCTAAGGAAAAGAACTTATACTTTTTGCCTGGCGGAAAACTGTCTTTCACCGCACCAGTAGCTACTAAGGAAAGTTTTAACGAGTTCGTATCAGACCCGAACAAGCCGGTGCCTTACTACGCTAAAAAGACCATGGATATGGAGCGCGACTACATGACCGCCGATCAGCGTTTTGCCGCTGCCATGCCCGAGGTGTTGACCTATCAGACCGACGTGCTGACTCGCGATGTGACCCTGGCCGGTAATATATGGGCAAATCTTAAAGTATCAACCACTGGTACCGATGCTGATTGGGTAGTGAAAGTGATCGATGTTTATCCCGACACGGCATCTAACAATAAGTTCACCGCAAAAGATGTAAAGATGGCCGGCTACCAGCAAATGGTACGCAGCGAAAGTATGCGCGGTAAATACCGTACCGGTTTTGATAAGCCGTCGGCTTTTGTGCTAGGAAAAGTAAGCCCTGTCAATTTTGAATTACAGGATGTACTGCACACTTTCAAAAAAGGT